The genomic window CCAATGCCAATTGCCGCAGTATGAATAAAAACATCAGCAAAGCTAAGGCGTTTAGAATCAGATATACAATAATTCTATAGCCATTTTGAGAGAGCATGTTTGTTTTAGAATCAAAGGATTCGTTTTCAGAATGCTTAAATTTGTTGTGTATAAGAATGCTGACCTTACTGTCAATTTTGTTCTTTATTGGTTCCGGCGTCATGAATTCAATGGTTCTAATCAGGCAGGGCAATAGTATCCGGTACTGAAACGGCTTATATGCTTTGAAATCGGTCATATTTATCATACCGGCGCGCTCATTAACAAGACCGGGGCTTTTTATCAGGGAGAGTATAAAGATCGTAGTAAAAAGATATAGAGCTAAAAGAATGATTGCTTTTTTCTTAGCCTGAAATTGATATTTTAAATTATTGCTTTTCATTATATCATAATAATACATCAATATACTTAATATTATCAAATGATTAATCTCATAATTTGCGGGGGATTGCCCGGAAGATAGGTGTCGGGTTGAATAAAGCAGCAGGTCGGGTTCCGACCCCACCGCGGCGGGGAGAAACCCGACATTTTTGCCTTTGATAAAGGATTTACTAAGGGAAAAAGCCTTATATTACTGTGAGAGGTGTCGGGTATTTCCTCGCCTTCGGCGAGTCAGAAACCGACCTAAAATGTTTTGGAAAAAAATGGGGAAACTCCAAAAACTCATAAATATTGACAGGGAAACCATCACAATATATAATACCCACTGAAAACAATAAAGAGGGTTGTACTCTGATGATAAACAAAGACGAATGGCAAGCAAATATCAAACCCCTGACAATACTTCTCTACACATCCATTGCCTTAACTGTATTTAGATATTACGGCTCGGCGAAATTTTATGCAGATAAATTTATAGCCGAGAATAGTCCGGCAAGCCAGTACTATTATTTCCTGAGCAGTTTTGTCCTTCTGGGATTAATTCCGGTTCTTATTTGGAAAGTCGGTTTTAAGCATAGCCTGAAAGACATGGGGCTTTCATTTGGAGACACAAAGAAGAGTTTGCTTATAATAGCAGTCGGTCTGCCATTAATGGCGGTGATGGCTTATTTCTCCTCGAAAGACCCGTCATTCCTTGCGGAATATCCCCTTTATCGAGGCCTTGCGGCTAATCAGGGCATATTGCCGATTTATATACTTATGTATAGCCTATATTACATCGGCTGGGAGTTTTATTTTAGGGGCTTCATGCTTTTCGGCTTGCGGGAAAGTTATGGAGAACCAGCCAGCATCCTAATTCAGACAATCCCTTCCTGCTTGCTGCATATCGGCAAACCCGATGCTGAGATATTCGCTTCTATAGTTGCCGGAATAGCATTCGGCTGGCTTGTCTTGCGATGCCGTTCAATCTGGCCGATATTTATCTTTCACTTTGGGCTTGGCGTATTCCTCGATTTATTTATTATCTATGGCTGAAATCAAGAGATTCATAGCCAAGATTCGCGCTATTGATGCTATATGTTTATCGTATATTATCTTGATGATAATCATAATATCCCTTTTTGGATATAAGCTTGATGATCAGTTGTATATTATAACTGTTTATATAAGTTGTTTTGCCGGTAGTTTGATGTTTATTTTTCTGAGAAGATTTAGCAATAAGATACTAAACTTTTTTACCGATAACTATCCATTAATATTGCTCATCCCGTTTTATGAAATATCCGGCCATCAGGTGCATATGATTTTCGATGGTTTTTTTGATGATTATATCCTGATGATAGAGAATGCGGTTTTCCCTGTCCATCCGGTAACCTGGTTCGAGCAATTTTATAATCCGATTTTAACCGAATGGATGATGATGGGATACTCGGTATATCTTCTTCTCATACCGATAACAACCGGCTGGTTTTATTTCACCGATCAAAAAGAGGCGGCGGAACATAATCTTGGATCATTGCTTCTATCCCTGATTTCGTGCTATATGGTGTTCTTTCTTCTGCCGGTTGAGGGACCGCGTTTTGCTATGGCAAATCAATATACAGGTGAGCTGACGGGATTTCTATTTAGAGCAATAACCAACCTGCTCGAATCGGGCGCGATGCTTCATGGCGGCGCTTTTCCCTCGGCGCATTGCTCAGCGGCAACTGTGATGCTTCTGCTGTCGTATAAATATGACAGGAAATTATTCAAGTGGATTATTGTAATCCTGATTACATTGTATATCTCGACTGTCTACGGCAGATACCATTATCCGTTGGATGTTTTAGCCGGCATGCTTTTTGGTATTGCCGGCGTAAAGCTGTATCATCCTATAAAGAGATTATGGGATAGGATT from Candidatus Zixiibacteriota bacterium includes these protein-coding regions:
- a CDS encoding CPBP family intramembrane metalloprotease, encoding MINKDEWQANIKPLTILLYTSIALTVFRYYGSAKFYADKFIAENSPASQYYYFLSSFVLLGLIPVLIWKVGFKHSLKDMGLSFGDTKKSLLIIAVGLPLMAVMAYFSSKDPSFLAEYPLYRGLAANQGILPIYILMYSLYYIGWEFYFRGFMLFGLRESYGEPASILIQTIPSCLLHIGKPDAEIFASIVAGIAFGWLVLRCRSIWPIFIFHFGLGVFLDLFIIYG
- a CDS encoding phosphatase PAP2 family protein; translation: MAEIKRFIAKIRAIDAICLSYIILMIIIISLFGYKLDDQLYIITVYISCFAGSLMFIFLRRFSNKILNFFTDNYPLILLIPFYEISGHQVHMIFDGFFDDYILMIENAVFPVHPVTWFEQFYNPILTEWMMMGYSVYLLLIPITTGWFYFTDQKEAAEHNLGSLLLSLISCYMVFFLLPVEGPRFAMANQYTGELTGFLFRAITNLLESGAMLHGGAFPSAHCSAATVMLLLSYKYDRKLFKWIIVILITLYISTVYGRYHYPLDVLAGMLFGIAGVKLYHPIKRLWDRIAGRDG